The stretch of DNA GGACAGTGGGAGTTCTCACAGCTTTGTGGATTCTTCATTTTTGGAGAAGGTGGGTATCACTACTGTCCCTACTCTGCCAAAGAAGGTGAAACTGGCTAATGGACAGGTAGTGATATTTGATAAAGTGGTGCCACAACTGTCCTGGCGGTGTTAGGGTCACACCATCACTACTGAAATGAGGGTTCTGGATTTAGGAGCCTATGATGCTATCCTGGGATATGATTGGCTTCAACCCCCACATCCCAATGAGTTGTCACTGGGAAGACAGAACTAATACATTTATGCACAATGGCAAGGCAGTGTCACTACAGGGAGTTCAACCTTCAGAGGCTCAGGTTACAGCTGTTTCTCCTGACACAGTGCTCAAGTGGGCCAAGGGTAATGATATCTGGGCTTATGCTATTGTGGACTATGTTCCTCATGCTGTTCTTCCAGCACCTCCTCTTGTTATCCAACAATTGCTCTCCAAATACCAAGATGTTTTTGCTTCACCACAGACTTTACCTCCCTCTAGAAGGCATGATCACACCATTCCACTCTTGCCTGGTGCAGTTCCTGTGAATGCTCGACCCTATAGATATTCACCAGCCCATAAATATGAAATTGAGAAGCAAGTTAAGTAATTACTTGAGGCAGGCCTTATCACACACAGTAACAGCCCTTTTGCATCACCTGTTCTGCTAGTGCAAAAGAAAGATGGTACATGGAGGTTCTGTGTAGATTACAGAAGGCTCAACGAGCTTACAATTAAAGACAGATTTCCTATGCCTGTTATAGAGGAGattttggatgagttgtttggatccaaattttttacaaaattagACATGAGGTCAGGTTATCATCAAGTCAGAATGTTGTTGGAAGAAGAACACAAGACAGCTTTTAAGACCCATCAAGACCATTACCAATTCAGGGTCATGCCTTTTGGGCTCACAAATGCCCCAGCTACTTTCCAATATATCATGAATGACATCTTAAGTCCATTCCTCAAAAAGTTTGTGCAAGTCTTTTTGGATGACATTCTGATATATAGTCCTACACTGGATGATCATGTTGTCCATGTTCAGCAAGTATTGGATAAACTGAAGGAACATCAGTTGTATCTCAAAGCCAGCAAATGCTCTTTTGCACAAGACAAATTGGAATATCTAGGCCATGTTATTTCTGGTGTATGGGTGTCCACTGACAGTAAATCTGATGCAATGTTGCAGTGGCCAAGACCAACAACAGTTACAGAACTTCGAGGTTTTTTGGGCCTCACAGGGTATTATAGACATTTTGTGAAGAATTATGGCACTCTAGCCAAACCTCTCACCCAACTTTTGAAGAAGAGGCAATTCTAGTGGTCTGATGCAGCTGAAGCAGCCTTTCTCCAGCTTAAATCTGCAATGGCATCCACTCCTGTTCTGGCCATGCCCAATTTTGCTGAACCATTTACCATTGAGACTGATGCCTGTGAAGATGGCATTAGAGCAGTGCTTATGCAGCAAGGCCAACTTATTGCCTTCTTAAGCAAAGCTTTGGGTGACAGTCACAAGAAGTTGTCCATCTATGAGAAGGAATTTCTAGCTCTGATCATGGCTGTAGAGAAATGGAGGCAATATATTCAGCGTCAGGAGTTTGTGATCCTTACTGACCACAAGAGTTTATCTTATCTCACTGAACAAAATTTACATTTAGAGCTCCAGCGCAAAGCTATGACACGACTCATGGGCCTCACATTCAAAGTGGTGTATAGGACGGGCAAAGAGAACATGGCAGCTGATGCATTATCAAGGGTTGGCCATCTCATGGCCTTGCAGGCAGTTTCTGCAGTACAACCTGCTTGGGTTCAGGAAGTCCTTAATTCGTACTCCACTGACCCTCAGGCCCAGCTTCTTCTTTCACAACTAGCATTACACTCCCCTAATTTTGCTGGCTATAGTTTGGAGACAGGTCTCATCAAACACCATGGGAAGATTTGGATTGGCAGCAATTCAGCTCTCCAGACTAAGTTGATAAATGCTTTTCACTCTAGTGCCATTGGGGGGCATTCAGGAGTTGCAGCAACCTACCAGCGTATGAAAAGGCTATTTTCATGGAAAGGATTGAAACAAGATGTGGATAATTTTGTCAAACAGTGCCTGATTTGCCAACAGGCCAAACCTCCTCATACACACCCCGCAGGTCTCCTTCAACCATTGCCCATACCATCTGGTGTTTGGCAAGATATTTCCATGGATTTCGTGGAGGGTCTGCCCAAATCTGAAGGGTATTCTGTTATTCTCTTGGTGGTGGATCGTTTTACTAAGTATGCACATTTCATCCCCATCAAACACCCCTATACTGCTCCAATGATTGCTCGGGTGATTCTGGACAACGTTGTCAAACTTCATGGCTTGCCCAAGACAGTGGTCACAGATCGTGACAAGATCTTCATGAGTTCTTTTTGGAAGGAATTGTTCAGACTCTATGATGTGAAACTGCTGTTCAGCACTGCTTACCATCCACAAACGGATGGCCAAACCGAGCGCGTCAACCAGTGTGTTGAAATGTACTTGCGTTGTGCAGTTCATAACTCTCCTCGCAAATGGAAATCTTGGCTGGCCCTAGCTGAACTGTGGTACAATTCCTCTTATCATACATCACTGGGTTGCACTCCCTTCAAAGCACTCTATGGGTATGATGCAAATGTTGGTGCTCTGCCTACAGACTCTGTTACCAGTGCTGACTCCCTGAGCTCCGAGGCAGTAAAAGAATGTCAACTGCAGTTGCAGCTTTTGAAGGAACAGTTAGCTGTTGCCCAAAACAGAATGAAGCTTCAAGCGGACAAGAAACGCACTGATCTGGTGTTTCACGTTGGTGAAAAGGTTCTCCTCAAACTCCAACCCTATGCTCAAACTTCCGTGGTGAACAGACCCTATCCCAAGCTCTCCTTCAAGTACTTTGGACCATATGAAGTGATCCAGCGAATCAGGAAAGCTGCTTATCGTCTTGCTCTTCCTGAAGGTAGCCTTATCCATCCTGTCTTCCACGTTTCCCAGTTGAAACCGTTTGTTGCAGATTATACTCCAGTGTACAACGATCTTCCGAAGCTGGTGGATTTGGAAGCATCGCCACTCATTCCAGAAGCTGTCTTGGACCGTCGTCTGGTGAAGAAAGGCAATTCCGCCATTCCTCAGGTCCTCGTGAAGTGGTCGTCCTTGCCGGCAACTTCAGCAACTTGGGAAGACCTCTACGTTCTCCAGAAGCGTTTTCCAGCGTGTCTTGCTTGGGGACAAGCAAGTGCTTCGGCGACTTGGGAAGACCTCTACGTTCTCCAGAAGCGTTTTCCAGCGTGTCTTGCTTGGGGACAAGCAAGTGCTTCGGCGGGAGATGTCACGCCGGTGCCAGCGTGACAAGCATGAGTCATCGTCCATGTAACAAGGTTGTTACGCTAGCTGTCAATTGAAGGGAACATGGTTTGGTGTAGGGCCCACTGGGCAGTGTGTGAGCCGTGCGCATATAAGCCGGCGCGTCTGTATTACTGGACATGAAAAATCTGAAAAGTAAAACTCGTTACGCAAGGGGAAAAGGAGACCTCCTCCTTCCCCAAGTTATCCGAAACTGAATCCCCTTGTTGAATCTCACGTTGGCGGCCGCGGGTGTGACacccttttttttaaaacacaGTATAAACTTAGCCGCTTATAGTATAAACTTAGCCGCTTATATCATAACGGTCATAAACACACGCAAACTTACCTCCATAAATACACACATAACTCTACCTCTCCGAGAAACTGAGCCAAAATATTCTCAAAATTGATAAAGTCATCACTAACGTCTCACTATCAATAGATACGTCGCCTACTATTGAAAGAATAACGCAAGACTCAACCCCTGATTAGCAAGTTCCACCACAAGAAACCTTACCAACTAAGCTAAACTCAGTTCGCAGATATTCCATGAATCCTTCCTTCCCCGAATTCATGATATGTAGAATGCCTTGTATGTGAACCTTTGGACAATCTTTGCAAAGCtaacatatacatacataataGACATAACAAGTGTTTTCCTCGCATCCACGATAAAGGCGATCCAAAATTTCGATCAATAAATATACCGGTAGTCAACAGTGGCTTTTCCAACCGTTGCAGATCAATGATGCAATGAAAAGTGGAAAGTAAAACCAAAAGAATGCACGGTTTGTATAAACTTAACATTAGGAATTGAAGAACAAGGCACGACGGTTCAAGCAACGATTTGCCCAATTCCATAACAGGCCAGGAAAAAGGTACATGCACAAGAATGTTTTCTTTGACAACATTATTCGAAGTCTATCAGCAGCTTCAGACGTAAAAGAACTGCAGCAGTTCCGCGTCACTCGTTCAATTCAACGGAAGGATCAGATCACCTGCACAAGGATGAGAAAAGACTGATGTAGTTATTTATGTAATTCAACACACGACAATTATTACATTCTATAGATAGACAAGGATTTTCATGATGGATGGAAATAGATACACCAAGTATTGTCATGATAGATGGAACAGAGCAACCGACATTGTGAGAAGAATGACTACGTGTTCCCATCAAATGTGCAACAACGTAAAGTCGTAAAAAAGCAAGAGATTGTTCGAATGAGAGATTGCACCCTGGCACCAATAAATTATATTTCTAGAAAATAAGACAATAAAGCTACCTCAAATATTCCATAATCATAGCCACGAATAGCAAtatcttctttcttttcatGTCATGAGAATATTAAAGAATCGATTGGTATTATTCATATCAAACCTAAGAATCAGGTAAAGACAGAGATACAAAGATGTTCTTGATAAAAACTGATATCTAGACAGCATGCACAGATTTTGCAGCTATATTTCTAGTCATTTAAGCTGTTCACAAGTACTGATGAGTATTTTCAGCCATTCAGTTTGTCCTTAGCTATAATCACCAGTGGAGACATTAGTCTAAAAAATCTTTAGATACTCTCTGTACAACACCACTCTGAAGCCCCCAGAGTCTTTCATGTAACCATTGTCCTCGAATATCTCAGTACCACACTAGTCCAGTTCCCCACCTATTACAGTCAACAATCAGTATAGCAGGGATGTAACTAGGATACATAATATCCCTATATTATTGACGAATATTGGAATATAGGGTATACCATAGGCCTAAATATGTGGGATATGGTATGCCAAGTTCCCCCACCTATCAGTTATCACAATCAACAATCAGTATAGCCCAAAATTGACGAATTAAGTTGCACCAGAGAGAAGATATATGAATAAAATCAGCATAAATACTAACTAGAGTCACGGTCTAAAATCAAAATGTCTCATGAAATTCTAGTGAAACACACACAGAAAATAACCTAAGGTTGTAACATTGATGGAATTAATAGTTGACTGGCAATCACTGTATATGGGTACAATCAAGAAATTTAGATATATAGTTATATCTCAGCTGTGTGATACATATCTTGGGTCCAGGCATGCAACCCCTAACAGGGAAATATTTCTGCCCACAAGTATCCAGTTCCCTTCCAAATTCAAGTGTAGCGCAATACCATGATCGCACAAATGATTTGCTAGAGGACATGAAGAAATCATGCTTTCAAAGGCTAAATGCACAAGGCAGATCAAACATACAGACAACTGAAAATCTTCCTGCATTTATCCTTGTCAGTTTAGCACTAATTCTATTATATTATACTCCATTTTACTTCAGGCTATCCCTTTCAGGTTActacagcccccccccccctcctcttaAAATGTACGAATGGAGAGTAATTGCAATGCATTTCCAGCATCACAAATAATTTTGGAATCCATTTCCTTTCCACCACACAGATTACTGCACAACATTCACAGACAGGAAACCATTTCATTTCAAGCCGCGTTTCGTTCCAGCAGGCCTCACCTCTCCAATCCAGGAACAGCAGCACGCGAAGCCGCAGCAGCAGAGCCGCTACTCCGCCTCGACGACCTTCTTGGGCTCTGCGCTCCAGAGAAGGAACAACCGAATCAACCAACCGATCAAACTCGACAGAGCAAACGAACGGACAAGACGAAGCATGAAGAGGGATTCGGACCATGGAGCTCGGGCGGGCGGGCGTCCTTGCCCCATCCAACGCCGCGGGTGGCGTCGAGGTACTGGTCGACGAGGTGGCGGCACTTCTGGTGGTGGTTGATGCCCTCGATCCGGTAGCACCAGCGGAGGCGCTCCCGGATGATCTTGGCGGTCTCGATCTGGATCCACTTCTCCCGCACCAGGTGCTCCCGGTACTCGAGCATCGCCACCGGGTCCCCATACGGGTTCTTCGGGTCGAAGTTGTCCGGCGGCTGCTCGTCGAACTCAACCTTCGCCTTCCGCACCATcttcgccgcccgccgccgccgctcgctcgctcgctcgctccgcTTGGGTGGGGAATGGGATCGGTGGTGTTCTCGTCTCGATCGGAGGGGAGACAGAGCTGAATGGGTTGCCGAACCAGGCCCGTGGGCTAACAGGCATAAGTGGACCAAGGCCCAGCAGATCGAAGTGCAAGTTGGGCTCACACCGCTGGTTCCGCCCGTTGGCTCCGCGTCGGCGCGGCCGAGCTCAGAGGCGGGCCGCTGGTTCCGCCCAGCCCCAGTCGGAGCGGGGCTTCCTGTATATGTTGTGGAAGATAtataaattatttatttttaaaatttatttggTCTAATTATTTTGTGTAAATTTCTACAATTATATTCAATATTTTGGTATAATTAATTCACTGTTTATATTAAATAAATTCAACATTTAACgattaaaatattaaaattgTACAAACAAAATGTTAAAACTGGGAGAACAAAATGTTGGAACGTTGAAATTGAAATGTTGAACGGTAACCAAGTGGCTTCCGGCGAGCCgcagcgcgggcggcggcatGGGCGCGCGGAGCAGGCAGCGGTGTGCGCAAGCCGAGGCAGTGGGGGTGCGCGGCGCAGGCAGCAGCGCGCGGGAGCAGGCAGCGGCGCACGGAGCAGACAGCGGCAACGGCGGTGGGGCAAGCGCGGGGCAACGCATGGAGcatgcaggggcggcggcggggcggcacgTGGGCACGTCGTGCATGGGGGCGGGGCATGCGGGGTGGCGCGGGTGACCGGCCACAGGAGAGAGAAGTGAGGGAAGGGAGAGGAAGATAGATTTGAGATAGATCTAAGGGCTGTGATtctttgcacgaatctcaaatacTGGAAGTTATGTTGGAAAAAAATTTCCGGAAGATAGATAAAAGGGTTAATTGGTTCTGTGCCATTACAATTTGGCAAGTTCGGAgatctgccattacaattcgcATAATTGGGTacgtgccattacaattctcaCTCTACCGGGCTAACGCCATTTTGTACGCCTGGCGCGACGTCGGCCCATCTGCAGGGTATCGTATACCCCCCTCTTCCGTATGTCCCAGTTTGCCCCCGCCTGAAGCGATAAGGTCGGCTCCGGacgtcatcttcctcctccgtcTTCTCCTCCGTACCCCCTCCTGCTTCTCCGTCGTCGTCGCCTACCCGCTCTCCGGCGACGACTTCAACGAGGGTGAGCGAGGATGAGCGAGGGTGGCAGCCCGCACCTAGCCTCATCTGGGTCAACCCCTAGCATGGACGGGAATCGGCTCCGCCTGGTAGATTGCCCCAACTGCAAGTGTCGTTTGATCTGCATTCGGAGTAAGTAACCGGAAACGTTTAATCAGTTGTTCTTCAAGTGCCCCTACAATGTGCGGGCGATTTCGTTTGATTTCATTGCATCTCTCCTTTGCTTGAACCCCCCCCCCAATTTCTTCTctaagctagggtttgggtacTGTACAGGGAGACCCCAACACGTGGATGGATCAGGTCTGAGCGTCAGTACGAGGCTTACTTGCGCATGATGGATGAGCGGAGGGAGAAACTGAAGCAGCATTATGGCGAAATCCAGGATCTTGCAGAAGCCAGGAGCACTGACCTTGTTTGTGACTTGAAGGAGCAGTTTGGTCAGTTAAAGAACCAGCAGGAAGAACTGAATGAGCAAGTTGACCCGGCTTTAGCAGTTTGTGTGTGTAACAGTTTGTGTGTGTAGCTGCTCTGTTTGGCATGTTGGTGACAATGGTGTTGAAGTAAACTGTGTGACAATGTTGTGTTGATGGGTTAGACGCCAACAAGTTGTATGCTGTTGGATGCTTTTGGATGCTTTTGGTAGTGACAATGTTGTGAAAATAGATGGCAATGCAGTGATTACCCTTGGTGTAAGGCTGGCTTGATGTAATGCAGTGACTATGGAAAATTTGGCAGCAAGTAAAAATCTGCTGACTTGACATGCACTTAAATTTCACTAAAATTTGTTAGCAAGTAACACAATGGAACACATATAAGCAGATGCAACATTACATTCCAAGTTCTCAAGTTCACAGCATGACTTGACATAATAAACTTCTCAAGTTCACAGCTAACAAGTTCACAGACATGACCAAAGCATGACTTGACAAAAGACAAGTTCACAGCATTACTTCACAAAAGACAAGTTCACAGCCTTGCTAACAGACAAATTACATTCCAAAAGTCTTGCTAACAGCCAAGCTTCAAGCTTCGACTCTAACCAAATACTTCAAGTGTTGAGCCAAGCTTTTAGACTCCTGACAACACGTGGAGCAGGAGCTACTTCAGCTTGCTTCTGTTTCTTCTTGGctggggtcttcttcttcttggggaTCTTCTTCCTCTTGGGGCTTTTCTTCTTGGGGGggtcttcttttttcttctaaGATGGCCCAACCATGTCATCAGTAGCAGGCCTCTCCTACAAGTTGCCAATTGACAGTTGTGGTTATGGTACAGTTATTTTGTAAAGCAAAAAATGGAAGCCTAACCAAACATGTAATTATGGAAGCCTAACCAACAGAATCATGTAAAGACAAACAAAAAATGAAACATTTACCTCAACTGTCTTCTTATCCCAAACAGTAGAAGCATGTATACGCCATGGGCATCCCTGATGAGCACACTTGGCAATGAATCTGGTAGGATCTGTCTTCAGGTCTCTGAACTCAAAACCCCTTCTAACAGCATAATGTCTAATTGCTTTTCTGAAGGTCACAATATCAGGGAACAAGACACCCTTCTCAATATTTGGATGTTCAGGATCATGAATCACATTGAACTCTTGTGGATCTGCATCAGTGACCTCTGCCTCAAGAGGCACATCTCCTTCAGCAGCAGGCCCATTTTCATTAGATTCATGCCATGCAGAAGTGGTATGTGCATGAGATTCAGGTGGTTGTGCATTTGTTTCTATTGGCTCAGCAGCACCATTGTCAGTGCCTGCTGCTGAAGATGGTGGCACAGGCATGTATATGTGCTCATCATCTACACCAACATATTCCTCCTCATTATCAAATAAGTCTGGCTCTACTGCATCTGCCTCCTTAGCTGCAGTCCCTTGTGAATCTGCCACTTTGGATGCAGACGCTCCAGTTTGGTTAGCAAGTTCAAACTCATCGGGTGGGATAACACATAAAGGCTCTAATTCATCTGTTAGGACAACTTCTGCGATTTTGGAGTTGTCAAGGATGGCTACAACCAAATGGCAACGCATCTCCGACTTATACATTTCAAACAAATCACGCATTTGAAACTCTTCTGTTAATCTAATATCCTCACCCAATCTCTTGTGAAAAAACCAGACTGTGGCCGACTGGTTTGGTGCCCAATTCACCTTAGTTTGCAGACATTTCATCAGCAATTCAACCGTGTATGAGCCAAACTCCACATCCCACTTAATCACTCGGCCCTTAGAGTACACTTTCCTACCCATCGAATCCACAGTGAGGAACCCTTCCACCATAATCTCTAGCGCGAATAAATCAAGCTTATAAATAAGAGAAGAAATCGACACGGTCTAAGCAAAACCTACAATTTCGCCGTCCTCAAGTCAGATTGGAGAGAGAGAACTACACTTACCTGCACTCCACGCTGTCgacctccatcgccgccgcccccgttgGGGGAGCTCCGACGGAGGGGGGACTCGCCATCTTCTTCACCTGACCAACATCGCACTCCCTTCGGCTACTCCCTTCGGCTTGACTCGCCCTCGATCTACAGTAGTCGCAGTTgtttctagggttagggtttgtcgGGAGCGAGCAAGGGGACCGAGTGAGGAAGAGGAAGTCAATGGATGGCGCTAATGGAGGAGGAAGACGGGAGCCGGCCTTATCGCTTCAGGCGGGGGCAAAATGGGACATACGGAAGAGAGGGAGGTATACGGTACCCTACAGATGGGCCCGACGTCGCGCCAGGCGTACAAAATGGCGCCAGCCCGGTAAAGtgagaattgtaatggcacatACCCGATTATgcgaattgtaatggcagatcTCCGAACTTACCAAATTGTAATGGCACAGAGCCAATTAACCTTAGATAAAAATAGATAGGGAGTCGGAGCAGGCGGAAGAAGCGGGCGTCGATGAGCTCCCCGGCGAGGTCGACCGTATCGGCGGCGAGCggaggcgccgcctccgccgcggaaGACGTCGCGGACTCCATCGACGCGCTCTACCGCAAGGATGAGGCCGTGGCTGGTAAggcgcctccctccctcgtGCAAACCCTACGCCTCTAGCGACTGACCGATTGGGGTCGGCCGCGCCGCGCAGAGCTCAAGTCGGAGGTGATGGAGGCGCTACAGAGGGAGGTGAGGTCGCTCGACGACGACAGCTGGATGTTCGCCGCGCCGCGGTCACGCATCAACCTCGTCTCCAGACCCGGTAAGTCGGTAACAACACAAAAGTATCGAGGCATTTCTCCTCGAGTAGTTCCCTTTTGTGATCTGTTGTTGTTTATTAATGAATCTGTCTATGGTCTAATTGAGTGTAGCACGGTTTTAGTGTTCTTGGTAAGCGTGCATTGTATGTTCTGGATTCAGTTGCCTGATTGATTGTGCTGCTGCTAGGTGATGGTTGGGGTTTTGACTTACAGTTTTTATTTGTTCCCCGATGGGGGCATGTATCTATCAGGTACTTACCTGCCCAAGCAACAAGGGAAACTCGCGGAACTGGGCCAAGCATCTAAGAAAACAAGAAATTTCTAGGGCATAGGCATTGgtggttgcaacttgcaagaagCCTACTACATGATGATTAATGAAGGCTGAGAGTCCGCTTATGTTCTGTAGTATTGAGGATGATTTTGGGTCCAGTTTAAAACCATCTAGTTGCTTCCTGATAATTTAGTTTCAGGCAGTGTTCATGACTTGTGCCTTTCTTATCTTTTGCATACTCAGGTTGCTTTGTTTTTCTCACATTCATCATCATGATTCgtatgtttttctttgtttttttaaatatgaTGAAACAAGACATAAAATACATTGATAAACACATCCACTGAACACTAAGTTTTGCTCCCTTTAGTCCTCACCATCACCTGATTATACGCGTATTATTTAGTGATCCTAATTGCTTATTCTAATACTCCTTGATTATACCTATTGTATCAAACAGCAATGAAAGGCCATATACAGAAATTTATTTCCCAAACGTTTCTGTTACTCCAACATACCAAATTGAACTTGACAATCAATGTGCATTTTTTTGATGTTATATTAGGCTATGTACCATTGGTTTTTGAAAGTTGTTTCACTCAATTGACAGTGTCGGGGTGTTCTTTACTGTTACTAAAAGCAAGGCACTTGACAGTTAGAGTAGCCTATATGGTGATTCTTAGGCTTTCTATTATTTtcgcttcttttctttctttcgaaTGTGAATGATGCAGTTCTGCACTTATATGCCATGTTGAACAATGCAAATGAATAAGGGAAACTGTAACTGTATCAGTAGCTTGATAATACCATGGTTCAGACTCCAGAACTTCAAAATGCTAGAGATTCAGATTAGTGTGAATGATGTACTATAGTGGTCAGGCATTGAGGCCTCCAGAAAGGACTTTTTACTAGATCCTACAAAGGAAGTTGGCTTTGTACCTGTCATTTTCTCCAGGGGTAGTGCTTATTGTCAGTAGCCATGTTCACTGAAGAATGATGCTTCATCTTGAAGTTGACTTTGTGAATGCATTGTCCACCATGGGTATAGCAGACATAAAAAAGTTGAAAAACTCATTGAACACTAAGTTTTGCTTTGTGGTCCTCACTCAGTTGTGTGGAAAGCTTGCAAGATAAAAAATCATCTCTCATCATGACTACATTAAAACTTAGATTCATCATTCTAATTTGATCATCTTTTTAGTATGGCTGATTCTGAATGCTAATATATTGGGTGCTTGTTATGAACTTATAATTTAGTTAACGGACATTTTTGTTACCCCAACATTCTGTGTTGGATGTCACAATGAATGTGCAGTGTCCTGCCTTTTTATAGGGGTATGTACCATTTGTTTTATAAATCATTTGATTCTC from Panicum virgatum strain AP13 chromosome 9K, P.virgatum_v5, whole genome shotgun sequence encodes:
- the LOC120651554 gene encoding NADH dehydrogenase [ubiquinone] 1 beta subcomplex subunit 10-B-like, which gives rise to MVRKAKVEFDEQPPDNFDPKNPYGDPVAMLEYREHLVREKWIQIETAKIIRERLRWCYRIEGINHHQKCRHLVDQYLDATRGVGWGKDARPPELHEPKKVVEAE
- the LOC120651555 gene encoding protein SAMBA-like, which codes for MSSPARSTVSAASGGAASAAEDVADSIDALYRKDEAVAELKSEVMEALQREVRSLDDDSWMFAAPRSRINLVSRPGTYLPKQQGKLAELGQASKKTRNF